The genomic DNA cgATTTGATCTACTATCATACTTTTCTTCTTAAATAATCGAGAAAGGGATGACAGTCTGAAAATCGTATCACGAAAACATGCTTCATTTTATAGGGTCACCAAACATCagctatacaaattttatataattaatgctATCATAAGTTCTTTTTATCCTTAATAGAAATTCAGACAATTCAGTGATCGCTAATCATTGGCATTAAATAATGAATTGATTTCTATCTATCTATGACTAAAACAAAGCGAATGTAACATGATCTTACTTtgacaaagaaataaaattaaacttcTATATTTGCATAGCAAATTTAGTAATGTTTGttattatatctataaatatatctaCGACTATATATAGAtgataatggaaaaaatatcaaaattgttGTTTTATCGAAGTTATTCTTATTTCTGCatttttatatgctattatttgaaagtattattataaaGTGCATTTTATCTagtcatattacgttattatgcattatagtttttaaatatgtgacaaaaatatcttttatcttttatatgtTTCCTTTTAATGCAAATAATGTATCAGCTTATAATAAAACCAATCAGTGATCTACACTATGAATCAGTCCTGCATATCCATTTTGCAAACAAGACAATAGAAATATGTAGGTGACCataaattatgtttaaaatgtGATAGAATTCCTTGCAATACTATTGTTTTCTTACGtacatttaatattattctaagATTCTTTTTAATACATATTACAGATTTTTAACATCCTAAATATACACTTATTTTTCTGCAACTGCCACTTAATATTATTCATGACAACGCAAATCGAAATGTAATTGATAAAAccaaaaaaatgttatattatgcACAGATAGAATTacgattgaaataaataattttcagtaattattttaatgaattattttacATCTTGAATTAACCCATGCAACGAAGGAGAAGCAATTCAAATattaagtataaaaaatatgtatattttcttttttcgatgcTTTTTTCTAAACTTTGTTTAGAAATAAGCAATAACTTTATTGTTACGTCAGTTTGTACATTTattgtacaaataaatattatacagtaTATTTTTAAGCAACTATGGCAAATACTTAATTACGTACAGGTACATAAATTCTGCTAATAGAATTTGATTATAAGGTGTAACTGTATATCGATTCACGGGATTAATTACGATAATACGATTATTAGTTTTGAATCATACCTTAATATTAAACATGCATTGTAACTTGATTTCCTTCCTAAATAATGATACTGAAGAGCAATTCAATTTTTCCTGAATGTTTATTAAATCATGGTTATCCTTTCTCTTTATACACAATTTCTTTTACGATTAAAAAGTTAGTACGTATCCACATTGATTAggtcttttaaataatttacgaatttattttataataaaatatcatgttGACATTCTTATTTTAATTGTCATTAAAAAAATGGCGTTAAATatgcaaaaaggaaaaaagagtgTAATATACTTAATCGTCTCTTGAGTCAATTAAATGATTCCCACATACGATATaatgttgtaaataaattacaaatataaattgacTATTCAGTTACATTCTCTGCATGCACCAATGTAACTGCACAAAAGAGTACACGTGATAATGCATCTTTGATTATTTTACGTcagatgataataaaatatgtctTTTCTAGTTAATAATTGAACACTTTTTTCGTCTAGTGCAGTGAGGTATATTGAATATCATAATAATCTTCTTACTGGCTCTCTATAGATAGTACTAGTTTGAAACTAGTTTGAAACAACATCTCTTCTGCATCTTTCCGTAATCTTTTTACAGGCGTGTAAATCTATAAGGAATTGAATtcgattcgaaatattttataggTGTATCATTAAGAATTtagaaatcgataaaaagatTATAGGTCGTAATGTAACAATGGAAGACAAAGATCGAAATGCGAGTGATAGCTTGATACGATATAGCTATCGTTAACACAAACGGTGTGACTAAAATAATCATATATTACAATAGGATTTGATATATCTCAACTGTACTCGCactatttctgtatttctttgAAGTACCATCGAATTTTCTAAGTATACATATGTAAGAAAGTTATATTCATGAAAAGATGCAATTTGAAATGAAATGTTTGCATAACAACTTCGTTGATTCGCGAGAAGAGAATGATATTTCGCCGTAAACGAGTTcagaagtaataaaataaagaagaacacttttagaataaattagaaaacaCTTAGGCAGTAATATGTTCATTGTACCGTTAACTTTTATAACGCTTTCGCGTGATGTCCGATAAATtcgtttgaataaataaatggtGTTCAGGAAATGAGGTCGTACAAATTTAAAAgtatcgaaatatttcgaaGCTTAACAACACCAGGCTAGACAATTGTACTTTCTAACAGTTTAAAGTATATGGCACATGATGAATCAATCGAACAAATCACGTTCCCAGCGTGTTTCCACGTTCCAACTTGGATAAAATCAGATCTAGATTCTTCAACCCTCTGTCGTTTCGTACCATTTCAATTAGACCTTTCAACTTAACATAAAATCAACGGAAAATATGACCATTAAAACATGATcagattatttgattattttttgTACGCAAATCGAACGAATCTGGCAGCTGTAcggttaaatataaaaaaatatcgctCTAATTCTTCTAACATTATCGTACAAGAATCATCGAAGTCTCCTCTTGAATAATGGAAGACTGATTTCTACGAACTTGCTACGAACAAAACGGATTATGGTATAGTAGTTACACAAGTGCTACTATGCGTTATCGTTGCTTTCGAAGAATTATTATGCTTACTGAACTTCGTCTTCGACCTGTAAAATTTTAAGTTCGGTGGGAGTGTGCAGCAATTTAACGAGCAAAGTGTTGAAAAAAGCGAACGCTCATCGTTCCTgccagaattttcaaattttctccaTTAATACCAATTAATACCGATTAATACCGATACGATTTTCATCTCATATAGAAGTTGTGGTATGATGATCCGCCCCGTTCTGGGTCTGTGTATTGTGTGGCAACGAAGCCAGCTCGTTTCTGCTTAAATAATTCACAATTCCCGCTCCCAAGGAATCGCCCACCACGTTCACCGTCGTCCTGCAACGATCTCTGCAAATTCAACGATTAACGTTTCGTATAAATCCAATATCAGTTTAATGAACAAACTAGGCGAAGTATACTGATGGGGAATGAGCAAAGACGAGTGCTTACAACAACCAATCGACAGCGATAACTAGGAAAACATCGTCAGCCGGAAGTCGAACCGTATCCAGCACCATCACCATCGTCACCAGACCTGCCTGCGGGATACCAGCTGCTCCGATACTTGCAGCAGTTGCCGTAATACTAAAGAAATTTTTGTGTAAGTTTGAACGCTATataaagaaaactttgtttcatattttagtTACCTGACTGCTACCAGCTGCCCAAAGCTGAGACTAACTTGACGCACTTGCGCGATGAAAATCGCAGCCACGGCTTCGTACAGGGCTGTACCATCCATGTTAATGGTAGCGCCAATCGGTAGGACGAATCTGGTAATTCGTGGATCCACGTTGTTTCGCTCTTCCAGACAATTGATAGCGATTGGAAGCGTGGCGGAACTGGACGATGTACCGAACGCAGTGACCAATGCTTGGGCCATATTGGATATGTACCTGAACGGGTTCTTTTTTGTTATTACAAAGTATAGCAATGGAAGAACTATGAAGCCGTGTATAAAGAGACCAATTAAGACAGTGAGGAAGTACATTCCTAGCTGAGCAACCACTTCGTCCAGCGACTGCATGTCAGTAATTTTCGAGGCTACCAGAAAGAAGACACCCACGGGCGACAACCTGCAGAATAAATTATTCCATTATTCCAAAAGAATTATACAACTTATTTTCGTGATGTATAAATTCGTGATAGCGTAGATAGAATTCGGGATGCTATTGTCTGGGACTGAATGGTACCGCGAGAAAGTTGGAGACCGGAATACCTTTAACAAGGTAATTTCGTCAAATATGAATTTACCAAATCACCCAATGAGTAATCAACATCATGGCGCTGGATAAGGACTCGAAAAACATGAGCAGCGGTTTGCCCTGTTCTTGCATTTTTCCTAGCGTTATACCTAGCACCGTGGCGAAGACAACCAGGCCCATGATGTTCATTCCCGGCACGCTCTTTTGCACTGGTTCCCAATCATCCATGTTACCTGTTTCAACAAACAGTGCATTAAGATATTCATTGTAACTACTATAGTTTGCtagatattttaatgaaattagacgatttttcttttttctttttcttctttaaggAAGATCTCAACCTGATGTGCTGTTTGCCGGTTTCTGCATTTCCGTCCTATGTTGAGAGATACACGCTTCTACTAGATTCGGGGGAAACATATTTCGAAGTAAGTCCATCAACGTATCGATGGTTGAAACGTTTTGAGATCGTTCTTTTGGTTTAATATCCGGATCATTTCCTACACCCGGTTGAATACTAATTACCAAAATGATACCTGAAAAGAAAtcgtacatttttttaatacgcGTGAAACGCTTTATATTACGTCAATACCATATTGTTATCGCGAAACTACCGATGTTTATGTAAATCCGTATCATTTGTATCTACTATatcattttaatatcattttactATTCCTATAATATGTCACGACGTTGTTCCTCTACATTCCACGCGATACTCCGCCAGCTCTACctactattacgctgtcactCTAGTATCTATACTAAATAACTTTCGAATATCAGAAATCTCTTAGCTTTACTGACCTAATATAACGGCACTAACAGTGGTCACCATGTAATACACTATAGCACGCATGCCTATTTTGCCGCTCAATGACAAATCGAGAGATCCAATAGCCGAGACTAAGCTAGATATAATCAGCGGTAGGATCAAGCTCTTCAACATCCTCAGAAACAGATCCCCTAAATAGTTGATGTACATGATCTCGCGGTGCGTCCATCCTTGACTCCGCACGTTCCTCAAGATAATACCAAGGATCACTCCTCCGAACACACCGACCACGGTCAAAATAGTCAGAGAATTGTGCCTGAAACATGATCGAATCTTCTCCTGTCTGGTCTTTGGCCTTTTGTTCGGCTCTTGGGGGTAATACGAAGTTCGTTCGGTGATCTTGCATTGTGTATCGGACCCTGACAATGGTGACCTGAAATAGACATTCACGATTAAATGGCTTTCTTCATAACGTACTCGCAATGGTCGTTATTTCGAAAACAGACGATTTGCTGGCACAAGGTGTTAATTCCGATAATTAATCTCTTAACGGCGTTAACGGGTCTGATAAGTTGGTTTGACTAGTTTTAATGACAATCGACCGAATGACGCGAGTATTAGAAGAAAGACGAAGAGTTCCGTTAGATTCTGGCAAAAGGCAATCTTATCTTCAAATAGTCACGACTCTTTTGCATGTGTAACTTTTTCTGTATAATATTCATCTAGTTATTTTTACGTAGTAGCTATTTTAGTAGTTTGCTTAAATCGTAAGTGATTGTAGTTTTTCTGGTATGTTGTCCTGCTACTTTGCGTGATGTGTCATTCCCTATTTGCATATGCGTTGGCAACTtcaatgaattttatatattcgatCTGTGAACGATCGAGAGGCATGCGTGACGCGAGTTAAGAATCTTAACACGATCGATTCCTAGCTGGAGTATACAGCTATCCTAAGCGATATTCTTAGAGCGCTCCTTCGGAAATGATTTCAATAGCGTCTGACTACCGAAGAAACTAAAAAATTACTCGAGTCAGTCGACTTGTTTAAGTCAAACCGTTTACGTTAGGTCATTCAAGTTACCTACACACacacaaataaaaattctattaaaatcgATAGCTTTTCTAATCTTCCATATTTGATCGCAAGTGGAAGATCTACTCAGCAGCCTCTACgaatacattatatttttataaaatagcaTTTACGTAATGTGTACAAATAGTAGCAGACTTTTTATGGTGTAATATTTTAGTCGTGACAGCATGAAAGGTTGAAGGTCTTGAATGATTAATAGCTCATTGATAAATATGCATCCGAGTAACAGAAGTTTTAAATATAGCTATAACATATATTGATGTTATTACGTTGATATCTGgtcatataaatattatttatttactatctATATGGATATCGAACATCAGCGTTTCAAATAACTTTATCAAATGCGCATAGCGTAGCATaaatttaaattcgatttaCGAGTAACTTTGACGCCTTTTAGATCCGATTTTCAACATACGATAAACGTAATTTGCTAGCCATGATTAACAAAACGTCGAGTGTCGAAGCTACGCGTGCGGTGAGTGTGCAGGAAAGCACGATGATTGCCAGTTATTTGTCCTAGCTTTATTATTGTTTCTCCGCACATATTTCGCTGTGTCTTAATTCAGCCATGCGCGAATAACATTTGACTCTAATCGAATTAAACCAGTCAATTCGTTTGACACGTAGAATTAGACGTTACTTGAATGCTTAATACTCTAATAGTTGGACTAAGTTTCAACGATTACCGAATAACGACTGAGACTAATAACTCTTACTTTGACGTCGAGCATAGATACAACTGAATATAGATACAAAGATATTCGATCTTAGAGTTTTTCAATACGAAATGTACGTTTCCGTGTATGTATCCAAGTCTCAAATTCGTTAAATTCATCAGTTTCAGATATCTGTCATCGTCGTTCAAGTTCTTCCCCATGATGCAGAAAATCGCTCGTAAAACGACACGTATATAGAGATCTTGCGAGTTAAAAATCCATTTCTATCGAACATTCCTCGTTTTCAAACGAGCCACGTTCCGCGTTATACCGTGACACACGCGCTTCTAGTTTACGGTTACGAACAGTAGTTCGCTTCGATCGAGATCTTGCTCGCATGTTTTACAAATTGAGAACAAAGTAAAAGGCGCCGATGCTTATCGTAACCTATCGTTTGAACCGAGGGTCAGTAGTCTTCGTTACGATTTGATTGAGTCTTTACGAGTGACCTCGTGTTAAGTATGCTTCGAGAGAGTTGCTGGCCACTCTTGAAAGTCTTGTTGTTCGCTAGTCGATGACCTTGCCGGCAGATACGTCGTTGCCCTTTCAGCCAGTTCTTGGACGTTTTAGCCCGATTACGAGTtacaaaattctcgaacgttgGTAATTTTCTGTTAAAGCCCGAAGAACGTTACTTTGTTTATCCAATTTATCAGAGTCTTTGGCTTTATATTCACGCATATTTCGTAACAATAAAATGCCACCAGCTTAGACGACGATACAATCTTCGTTTTCTTAgaccttccttttctttctcacgagcttccttcctctcttctcttGCAAATATATGGCAATTAAGCGATGCGTAGCATTAAATTACATAAAGATTCCATGGCATTCAAATTAATATGGAATTCCTTGAACTTTGACGTTTGAACGTTGCAAAAGATCGAATAAAATGTTCTTCGCC from Bombus terrestris chromosome 11, iyBomTerr1.2, whole genome shotgun sequence includes the following:
- the LOC100649700 gene encoding excitatory amino acid transporter 1 produces the protein MEVATELSPLSGSDTQCKITERTSYYPQEPNKRPKTRQEKIRSCFRHNSLTILTVVGVFGGVILGIILRNVRSQGWTHREIMYINYLGDLFLRMLKSLILPLIISSLVSAIGSLDLSLSGKIGMRAIVYYMVTTVSAVILGIILVISIQPGVGNDPDIKPKERSQNVSTIDTLMDLLRNMFPPNLVEACISQHRTEMQKPANSTSGNMDDWEPVQKSVPGMNIMGLVVFATVLGITLGKMQEQGKPLLMFFESLSSAMMLITHWVIWLSPVGVFFLVASKITDMQSLDEVVAQLGMYFLTVLIGLFIHGFIVLPLLYFVITKKNPFRYISNMAQALVTAFGTSSSSATLPIAINCLEERNNVDPRITRFVLPIGATINMDGTALYEAVAAIFIAQVRQVSLSFGQLVAVSITATAASIGAAGIPQAGLVTMVMVLDTVRLPADDVFLVIAVDWLLDRCRTTVNVVGDSLGAGIVNYLSRNELASLPHNTQTQNGADHHTTTSI